Proteins from a genomic interval of Hydrogenophaga sp. PAMC20947:
- a CDS encoding pyridoxine 5'-phosphate synthase, translating to MNSDTSISRLPTALSVNLNKVALVRNTRHLGIPSVLRAAELCLQAGARGITVHPRPDERHIRLQDVFDLGALLQDWPDREFNIEGNPFHNLMNIARDVRDRGLPLHQLTLVPDSEGQFTSDHGWQFPLDAARLTSAVAEGKAMGARVSLFMDPDPVAMAAAKAVGADRVELYTEPFAAAWHGADRSAQLERYTQAAHAAMVAGLGVNAGHDLNRENLTGFLQAVPGVSEVSIGHALIADALEMGYAATIAEYNQCIARAFA from the coding sequence ATGAATTCGGACACCTCGATTTCCCGCCTTCCCACAGCGCTCTCGGTCAACCTGAACAAGGTGGCGCTGGTCCGCAACACCCGGCATCTGGGTATTCCCTCGGTGCTGCGCGCGGCGGAGCTCTGCTTGCAGGCTGGCGCGCGTGGCATCACGGTGCATCCGCGGCCTGACGAAAGACACATCCGCCTACAGGATGTATTCGACCTGGGCGCCTTGTTGCAAGACTGGCCCGATCGCGAGTTCAATATCGAAGGCAACCCGTTTCACAACCTGATGAACATCGCTCGAGATGTCAGGGACCGCGGTTTGCCGCTGCACCAGCTCACCTTGGTGCCTGACAGCGAAGGCCAGTTCACGAGCGATCACGGATGGCAGTTTCCTTTGGATGCGGCCAGGCTGACCTCGGCGGTGGCTGAAGGAAAAGCGATGGGCGCCAGGGTCAGTCTGTTCATGGACCCGGACCCCGTTGCGATGGCCGCAGCCAAAGCCGTGGGTGCGGACCGTGTGGAGCTCTACACCGAGCCCTTCGCCGCTGCGTGGCACGGGGCCGACCGCTCCGCTCAACTGGAGCGTTACACGCAGGCGGCTCACGCCGCGATGGTGGCGGGCCTGGGCGTGAACGCCGGGCACGACCTGAATCGGGAGAATCTGACTGGATTTTTGCAGGCGGTGCCCGGTGTCAGCGAGGTTTCTATCGGTCATGCGCTGATCGCCGATGCGCTTGAAATGGGTTACGCCGCGACCATCGCCGAGTACAACCAGTGCATTGCGCGCGCGTTTGCCTGA
- the acpS gene encoding holo-ACP synthase encodes MIVGIGTDICDIRRVQGTWERQGERFARKVLSDAEFEVWQARSVRWTQRGLRYLATRFSAKEAFSKAIGLGMRMPMTWQHCEITNLPSGQPAIVLHGELKTWFEAQGWVAHVSVTDETDYAASFVVVEQR; translated from the coding sequence ATGATTGTGGGCATCGGAACCGATATATGCGATATCCGGCGCGTCCAGGGAACCTGGGAGCGTCAAGGCGAGCGATTTGCACGCAAGGTGCTGAGCGACGCCGAGTTCGAAGTTTGGCAGGCCCGCAGTGTGCGTTGGACACAACGGGGATTGCGGTATCTGGCCACCCGATTCTCAGCCAAGGAGGCGTTCTCCAAAGCCATCGGTTTGGGCATGCGCATGCCCATGACCTGGCAACATTGCGAGATCACGAACCTGCCCAGTGGTCAGCCGGCGATCGTGTTGCATGGGGAGCTCAAAACCTGGTTCGAGGCTCAAGGATGGGTTGCACATGTGAGTGTGACCGACGAGACCGACTATGCGGCGAGTTTTGTGGTGGTTGAGCAGCGCTGA
- the nagZ gene encoding beta-N-acetylhexosaminidase, producing the protein MFMHSPLIIDVAGFKLTTAERQRLAHPLVGGVILFARNWQGRDQLTALCRQIKAVRPDLLIAVDHEGGRVQRFRTDGFTHLPPMAALGALWGAPDKKKEMPGTSAMRASRAATASGYVLGAELRACGVDLSFAPVLDLDYGDSSVIGDRSFHRDPRVVSMLAQALMLGLQQSGMGNCGKHFPGHGFVKADSHVAIPVDKRSLKKILREDAAPFGWLSAGLTAVMPAHVIYPKVDARPAGFSERWLQDVLRRQLGFTGAIFSDDLSMEAARHIDGRQVSFTEAALAALGAGADMVLLCNQSVVNDGVPIDEAIDALSRAVLEGQWALNPASEERRQALLPRDRAMDWDSLMVSERYMHALSLLP; encoded by the coding sequence TTGTTCATGCATTCGCCTTTGATCATCGATGTGGCCGGATTCAAGCTGACCACGGCAGAGCGCCAGCGCCTGGCCCACCCTTTGGTGGGCGGCGTGATTTTGTTCGCTCGCAACTGGCAAGGCCGTGACCAGCTGACCGCGCTATGCCGGCAGATCAAGGCGGTTCGCCCCGACCTGCTCATCGCGGTGGATCACGAGGGAGGGCGGGTGCAACGGTTTCGCACAGACGGCTTCACCCACCTGCCACCGATGGCCGCACTGGGTGCCCTATGGGGAGCGCCTGACAAAAAGAAGGAAATGCCGGGAACGTCTGCCATGCGAGCCAGCCGCGCGGCCACGGCCTCGGGATACGTGTTGGGGGCGGAGTTGCGCGCGTGTGGCGTCGATCTGAGTTTTGCGCCCGTGCTCGATCTGGACTATGGCGACAGTTCGGTTATTGGTGACCGCTCATTTCACCGCGATCCTCGGGTTGTGTCCATGCTGGCGCAGGCGCTGATGCTGGGGCTGCAGCAAAGTGGCATGGGCAACTGTGGCAAACATTTTCCGGGGCACGGTTTTGTGAAGGCCGATTCTCATGTTGCGATACCGGTGGACAAGCGCAGTTTGAAGAAAATCTTGCGGGAAGATGCGGCACCCTTTGGTTGGCTTTCAGCTGGGCTGACCGCCGTCATGCCGGCGCATGTGATTTACCCCAAAGTGGATGCCAGGCCAGCGGGTTTTTCCGAGCGCTGGTTGCAAGATGTGCTTCGGCGTCAACTGGGTTTCACAGGCGCCATCTTCAGTGACGATCTGAGCATGGAGGCTGCTCGGCACATCGATGGCCGCCAGGTGAGCTTCACCGAGGCCGCATTGGCGGCGCTGGGCGCAGGGGCGGACATGGTGTTGTTGTGCAACCAGTCCGTGGTGAACGACGGTGTACCCATTGACGAAGCCATAGATGCTTTATCCCGCGCCGTCCTGGAAGGTCAGTGGGCCTTGAATCCGGCCAGCGAAGAACGCCGTCAAGCCTTGCTGCCACGGGATCGAGCCATGGACTGGGACAGTTTGATGGTCAGCGAGCGGTATATGCACGCGCTGTCGCTGCTGCCCTGA
- a CDS encoding LON peptidase substrate-binding domain-containing protein, whose protein sequence is MIQDDPQAPAALKLQQLPLFPLETVLFPGGWMPLRIFEVRYLDMIGRCHKAGAPFGVVALSEGSEVRRMDPGAKPSGDGFAHEAFYPVGTLAHIEQIERPQAGLMVIHCRGSQRFEIESRQQLPHGLWTADVTLLPADTPVPVPDDLGSTRDALERLLHNLLDREPEARNNLPLQEPYQWEDSGWVANRWLELLPVETELKQRLMSLDSPVLRLELVSDLLDRMGVDR, encoded by the coding sequence TTGATCCAGGACGACCCACAGGCGCCCGCAGCGCTCAAGCTTCAGCAGTTGCCCCTGTTCCCGCTGGAGACGGTGCTGTTTCCGGGCGGCTGGATGCCGTTGCGCATTTTCGAAGTGCGCTACCTGGACATGATTGGCCGGTGCCACAAGGCCGGTGCGCCTTTTGGGGTGGTGGCTTTGAGCGAGGGCAGTGAAGTCCGCCGCATGGACCCAGGCGCCAAACCCTCAGGTGACGGGTTCGCCCACGAAGCCTTTTATCCGGTCGGCACCTTGGCTCACATCGAACAAATTGAGCGCCCTCAGGCTGGGCTGATGGTGATCCACTGCCGTGGCTCGCAGAGATTTGAAATCGAGTCCCGCCAGCAATTGCCACATGGGCTTTGGACAGCCGATGTGACGCTGCTGCCTGCAGATACCCCGGTGCCGGTACCGGACGACCTGGGCAGCACGAGAGATGCCCTGGAACGGCTGTTGCACAACCTCCTCGACCGCGAACCTGAGGCACGCAACAACCTCCCGCTGCAAGAGCCCTACCAATGGGAAGACAGCGGCTGGGTGGCCAACCGGTGGCTGGAACTCTTGCCCGTGGAGACCGAGCTCAAACAACGCCTGATGTCACTTGACAGTCCGGTTTTGAGGTTGGAACTGGTGTCCGACCTCCTGGACCGGATGGGTGTGGATCGGTAA
- the accD gene encoding acetyl-CoA carboxylase, carboxyltransferase subunit beta, with protein MSWLEKLLPPKITPTNPTERRSVPEGLWIKCPSCEAVLYKTDLEKNQNVCPHCNHHHRIGARARLNAFLDAEGRYELAQEVLPVDPLKFKDSRKYPERLKEALESTGETDALIVMGGAVQDVSVVVACFEFDFMGGSMGSVVGERFVRGVEEAIAQKVPFICFTATGGARMQEGLLSLMQMAKTNASLTRLAKKGLPFISVLTDPTMGGVSAGFAFLGDVVIAEPKALIGFAGPRVIENTVRVKLPEGFQRAEFLQTKGAVDFICDRRALRNTVANCLAMLQRQSADAVVAD; from the coding sequence ATGTCCTGGCTCGAAAAACTGCTCCCTCCCAAGATCACGCCCACCAACCCGACGGAACGCCGCAGCGTCCCTGAAGGTTTGTGGATCAAGTGCCCCAGCTGCGAAGCGGTGTTGTACAAGACGGATCTGGAAAAAAACCAGAACGTTTGCCCCCATTGCAACCACCACCACCGGATCGGCGCGCGCGCGCGCCTCAATGCATTTCTCGATGCCGAGGGACGCTACGAGCTCGCGCAAGAGGTGCTGCCCGTTGACCCGCTGAAGTTCAAAGACAGCCGGAAATATCCAGAGCGGCTGAAAGAAGCCCTGGAATCCACGGGTGAAACCGACGCCTTGATTGTCATGGGTGGCGCCGTACAAGATGTCAGCGTGGTGGTCGCCTGTTTCGAATTCGATTTCATGGGTGGCTCTATGGGGTCTGTCGTGGGTGAGCGCTTTGTGAGAGGGGTGGAAGAAGCTATCGCACAAAAAGTCCCTTTCATCTGCTTCACGGCCACTGGTGGCGCCCGCATGCAGGAAGGCCTGCTGTCGCTGATGCAGATGGCCAAGACCAACGCTTCTTTGACCCGCCTCGCAAAAAAGGGGCTGCCCTTTATCAGCGTGCTCACCGATCCAACCATGGGCGGTGTCTCGGCGGGTTTTGCCTTTCTGGGCGATGTGGTCATTGCCGAACCCAAAGCCCTCATCGGCTTCGCTGGCCCGCGCGTGATTGAGAACACCGTCCGAGTGAAGTTGCCAGAAGGCTTCCAGCGCGCTGAGTTCCTGCAAACCAAAGGCGCGGTGGATTTCATTTGTGACCGGCGGGCACTGCGCAACACGGTCGCCAACTGCCTGGCCATGTTGCAGCGGCAAAGCGCTGACGCGGTTGTCGCCGATTGA
- the trpA gene encoding tryptophan synthase subunit alpha, which yields MSRIEITMSALKAQNRTALIPFVTAGFPFATITPDLMHGMVEGGADVIELGVPFSDPSADGPVIQKAGDRALALGIGLTQVIAMVKKFREGNTTTPVVLMGYANPIERYDQKRGEGSFVRDASAAGVDGVLVVDYPPEECEEFATALRAHNMDLIFLLAPTSTDERMQQVARVASGYVYYVSLKGVTGAGTLDVGQVEAMLPRIRSHVSVPVGVGFGIRDAETAKALSKTADAVVIGSKIIQLIDNEPYEKVIPVATSFLRTIRKALDA from the coding sequence ATGAGCCGCATTGAAATCACCATGAGCGCCCTCAAGGCGCAAAACCGCACAGCGCTGATTCCGTTCGTCACGGCTGGCTTTCCCTTCGCCACCATCACGCCCGACCTCATGCATGGCATGGTTGAGGGCGGAGCCGATGTGATCGAGCTGGGCGTACCCTTCTCCGATCCATCCGCCGACGGCCCCGTGATCCAGAAAGCCGGGGACCGTGCCTTGGCGCTGGGCATTGGCCTGACCCAGGTCATCGCCATGGTGAAGAAATTTCGAGAAGGCAACACCACCACGCCCGTGGTACTCATGGGCTACGCGAACCCGATCGAGCGCTACGACCAGAAGCGTGGCGAAGGCAGTTTTGTGCGTGATGCATCGGCCGCCGGCGTCGACGGGGTACTGGTGGTGGACTATCCACCGGAAGAGTGCGAAGAATTTGCGACAGCACTGCGCGCCCACAACATGGACCTGATTTTCCTGCTCGCGCCCACATCCACGGATGAGCGCATGCAGCAGGTCGCCCGCGTGGCCAGCGGTTACGTGTACTACGTGTCCCTGAAAGGTGTGACCGGAGCCGGCACGCTGGATGTGGGACAGGTCGAAGCCATGCTTCCGCGTATCCGAAGCCATGTCAGCGTGCCCGTGGGTGTTGGCTTCGGTATTCGCGACGCAGAAACCGCGAAAGCCCTCAGCAAGACAGCTGACGCAGTGGTGATCGGCAGCAAGATCATCCAGCTCATTGACAACGAGCCCTACGAGAAGGTGATTCCCGTGGCCACCAGTTTCCTGCGCACCATCCGGAAAGCGCTGGACGCCTGA
- the trpB gene encoding tryptophan synthase subunit beta, which translates to MSEYQQPDARGHFGIYGGSFVSETLTHAINELKDAYAKYQDDPDFVAEFKNELAHFVGRPSPVYHAARMSHEQGGAQIFLKREDLNHTGAHKINNTIGQAMLAKRMGKPRIIAETGAGQHGVATATICARYGLECVVYMGSEDIKRQSPNVYRMKLLGATVVPVESGSKTLKDALNEAMRDWVANVDNTFYIIGTVAGPHPYPMMVRDFQRVIGDECLVQMPEMLQAAGCTSEQPDAVIACVGGGSNAMGIFYPYINHAATRLIGVEAAGEGLESGKHSASLQKGSPGVLHGNRTYVLQDDNGQVTETHSVSAGLDYPGVGPEHAFLKDIGRAEYVGITDTEALEAFHYLCRTEGIIPALESSHAVAYAMKLAKTMRPDQSLLVNLSGRGDKDIGTVADLSKADFYCRPSCKGQSVKGSSEPVVVKVSK; encoded by the coding sequence ATGTCTGAATACCAACAACCCGACGCCCGCGGCCATTTCGGCATTTACGGCGGCAGTTTCGTGAGCGAAACCCTCACGCATGCCATCAACGAGCTGAAAGACGCTTACGCCAAATACCAGGACGACCCCGACTTCGTCGCTGAGTTCAAAAACGAGCTCGCCCACTTCGTGGGCCGCCCCAGCCCGGTTTACCATGCCGCGCGCATGAGCCATGAGCAAGGAGGCGCACAGATTTTCCTCAAGCGCGAAGATCTGAATCACACCGGTGCGCACAAAATCAACAACACCATCGGCCAGGCCATGCTCGCCAAACGCATGGGCAAGCCACGGATCATTGCGGAGACGGGGGCCGGTCAGCACGGTGTGGCCACCGCCACGATTTGTGCCCGCTATGGGCTGGAGTGTGTGGTTTACATGGGCAGCGAAGACATCAAGCGTCAAAGCCCCAACGTCTACCGCATGAAACTGCTGGGCGCCACAGTGGTACCGGTTGAAAGTGGCAGCAAAACTCTCAAAGACGCTCTGAATGAGGCCATGCGCGATTGGGTGGCCAACGTCGACAACACCTTCTACATCATCGGCACCGTGGCTGGCCCACACCCCTATCCCATGATGGTGCGCGACTTCCAGCGTGTCATCGGCGATGAGTGCCTGGTGCAAATGCCGGAAATGCTCCAGGCCGCCGGCTGCACCAGCGAGCAACCCGATGCCGTGATTGCTTGCGTCGGAGGCGGGTCCAATGCGATGGGCATTTTCTACCCCTATATCAACCATGCGGCCACCCGACTGATCGGTGTTGAGGCCGCAGGCGAAGGCCTGGAAAGCGGCAAGCACTCGGCCTCTTTGCAAAAGGGCAGCCCAGGTGTCTTGCACGGCAACCGCACCTACGTGCTGCAGGACGACAACGGCCAGGTCACGGAAACCCACAGTGTGAGCGCCGGGCTGGATTACCCGGGTGTCGGCCCGGAACACGCCTTCCTCAAGGACATCGGTCGTGCCGAATACGTGGGCATCACCGATACCGAAGCGCTGGAAGCCTTCCACTACCTGTGCCGCACCGAGGGCATCATCCCTGCGCTGGAATCCAGCCATGCGGTGGCGTATGCCATGAAACTGGCGAAAACCATGCGCCCCGATCAGTCCCTGCTGGTCAACCTCTCCGGGCGGGGCGACAAGGATATCGGCACCGTCGCTGATCTTTCCAAAGCCGATTTTTATTGCCGACCCAGCTGCAAAGGGCAGTCTGTCAAGGGCAGCAGTGAGCCTGTGGTTGTGAAAGTGTCCAAATGA
- a CDS encoding phosphoribosylanthranilate isomerase codes for MDYVNPHRTRIKICGLTREADVDAVVQAGADAVGFVLYPKSPRFVSPERAAALAARLPAFVTPVLLFVNASPEFIAKAVAAVPLALLQFHGDESPADCLASARPYLRAARIPTGTAGAGFDLLKYAQDFATAQAILLDAHVDGYGGGGQSFDWTAFPWSHPLLNAGSRLVLSGGLDAANAIDGISRVRPWAVDVSSGVEVSKGIKDPEKIHRFVAAVRAADASLSRPT; via the coding sequence ATGGACTATGTGAATCCCCACCGAACCCGTATCAAAATTTGCGGCCTGACACGCGAAGCCGATGTCGACGCTGTTGTGCAAGCTGGCGCCGATGCCGTGGGTTTTGTGCTGTACCCCAAAAGCCCGCGGTTTGTCTCGCCCGAGCGTGCGGCAGCGTTGGCCGCGCGCCTGCCTGCTTTCGTGACCCCGGTGCTGCTGTTCGTCAATGCCAGTCCTGAATTCATCGCAAAGGCAGTCGCTGCGGTCCCTCTGGCGCTGTTGCAATTTCACGGTGACGAAAGCCCTGCAGACTGCCTGGCTTCCGCCCGTCCCTACCTTCGGGCGGCACGAATTCCCACCGGGACAGCCGGGGCGGGCTTCGATCTTCTAAAATACGCCCAAGACTTCGCGACCGCCCAGGCAATTTTGCTGGATGCCCATGTGGACGGGTACGGCGGCGGAGGCCAATCTTTTGACTGGACAGCATTCCCTTGGTCACACCCGCTTCTAAACGCCGGCTCTCGCCTCGTCTTGTCTGGTGGACTCGACGCAGCCAACGCGATCGATGGTATCTCGCGTGTGCGGCCCTGGGCCGTTGATGTGAGTTCCGGGGTCGAGGTGTCCAAAGGCATCAAAGACCCTGAGAAGATCCATCGGTTTGTCGCCGCCGTTCGAGCGGCCGACGCATCCCTCTCCCGTCCGACCTGA
- the truA gene encoding tRNA pseudouridine(38-40) synthase TruA, translated as MNARLDHTPAGVFRCALGVSYNGSSYQGWQSQASGLTVQDKLEKALALFTDLPSVTTLCAGRTDAGVHGLMQVVHFDVPLQRETMAWMRGTNRYLPDDIAVQWARDVPTSFHARGSAQSRRYAYVLLESPVRPSVDAGKVGWVFRPMQLEPMQKAAQTLLGEHDFSSFRASQCQAHSPIKHLLRAEVSRRGAYWRFEFEASAFLHHMIRNIMGCLIAIGTGQRPTGWMAEVLEARSRDAAAPTFSPDGLYFLGPTYDAAFGLPDRTPGFDWLP; from the coding sequence TTGAACGCCCGCCTGGACCACACGCCAGCGGGCGTTTTCCGTTGTGCGCTGGGCGTCAGCTACAACGGATCCTCCTATCAAGGCTGGCAGAGTCAGGCCAGCGGATTGACCGTGCAAGACAAGCTTGAGAAGGCTCTGGCCCTGTTCACCGATCTGCCTTCGGTGACCACGTTGTGTGCCGGGCGCACCGATGCGGGCGTCCACGGTTTGATGCAGGTCGTGCACTTTGATGTGCCTCTGCAGCGGGAAACGATGGCCTGGATGCGAGGCACCAACCGCTACTTGCCCGACGATATCGCCGTGCAATGGGCGCGCGACGTGCCCACGAGCTTTCACGCTCGTGGCAGCGCGCAGTCTCGCCGATACGCCTACGTGCTACTGGAGTCCCCCGTGCGACCCAGTGTGGATGCAGGCAAGGTGGGCTGGGTGTTTCGCCCCATGCAACTCGAACCCATGCAAAAGGCCGCTCAAACCTTGCTGGGGGAACATGATTTTTCCTCTTTCCGCGCTTCACAATGCCAAGCCCACTCCCCAATCAAGCATTTGCTGCGCGCAGAAGTTTCCCGACGAGGAGCCTACTGGCGCTTTGAATTTGAAGCCAGCGCCTTCCTGCACCACATGATCCGCAACATCATGGGGTGCTTGATCGCGATCGGCACAGGCCAACGCCCGACCGGCTGGATGGCTGAAGTCCTGGAGGCCCGCAGCCGGGACGCAGCTGCGCCCACCTTCTCGCCCGATGGCCTGTATTTTCTGGGCCCCACCTACGATGCGGCTTTCGGTTTGCCCGACCGCACACCGGGTTTCGACTGGTTACCATGA
- a CDS encoding FimV/HubP family polar landmark protein has product MHAVAAAALLCTGLFQATDAQALALGRMTVKSPLGEPLRAEVEVLEISKEEADSLKVGLAPLEAFRAAGMDLNAALAGVQIALQRRPDGRAYLTLVGNRPVGEPFMDMILEANWASGRIVRDYTLLFDPPNLRPAAPAPLAAAVAPTAPTLAPKQSPAAKPAAAPASAARAPASAAAPVQAPAPAKETIESSRVRVKSGDTAGRIAADNLPANISLDQMLVAMLRSNPKAFIQGNVNRVKAGAVLELPNQAAASAVDTQEARQIISAQSRDFNEFRRRLAGEVPEASIAAADREASGKVQAEVQEPKPATPVQDKLTVSKGAAPGQTTAEDKIAQERRANEASSRAAELSRNIDDLAKLGATTGAAAPAAATAAATAPADTAATVVAAAPVATEGAEPAAATETPAAPAVEPAEVTPPPPAPIPVPAPAPEEPSFVEQLMENPLMLPVAGGLLALLAGLGIYRMRQRKKGAGVDSSFLESRLQPDSFFGSSGGQRIDTAEASASGSSMVYSPSQLDAAGDVDPVAEADVYLAYGRDLQAEEILKEAMRSAPTRVAIHNKLLEIYAKRRDAKAFEVVATEAFGLTQGTGEEWAHACELGKELDPSNPLYQPGGRPPEKAGATSSTVAGGANTLPFSNSTLAPTSTSSPDGDLDLDLDLDVTLEEASAPVPLEMPSRPSPVSRLDDLEQTDVLTAATAETSDSPNSKSMNFDLDFPSEPMPLDADATFEPSPTFNESEVLPDFDFDVASELDSTAAADTPSPELMAFDLSNIELDLNGDESLTTEPGALSAENPLETKLSLAEEFRAIGDMEGARSLAEEVLAEASGSLKNKASTFLADLA; this is encoded by the coding sequence ATGCACGCGGTCGCAGCAGCGGCCCTGCTGTGTACCGGCTTGTTCCAGGCCACCGACGCACAAGCGTTGGCGCTTGGTCGCATGACCGTCAAATCTCCGCTGGGTGAACCCCTTCGGGCTGAGGTAGAGGTGCTGGAAATCAGCAAAGAGGAAGCTGACTCGCTCAAAGTGGGACTTGCGCCGCTTGAAGCCTTCAGGGCGGCCGGCATGGACCTCAACGCGGCCTTGGCCGGCGTGCAGATCGCTTTGCAACGGCGACCCGACGGACGTGCCTACCTCACGCTGGTGGGCAATCGGCCTGTCGGTGAACCCTTCATGGACATGATCCTCGAAGCCAACTGGGCGTCCGGTCGCATCGTCCGCGACTACACCCTGCTCTTCGATCCCCCCAACCTCCGACCCGCCGCTCCCGCACCTTTGGCTGCGGCAGTGGCCCCCACGGCCCCGACGTTGGCTCCGAAGCAATCACCGGCAGCCAAGCCTGCTGCGGCGCCCGCATCGGCAGCACGGGCACCTGCCTCAGCCGCGGCACCCGTACAAGCCCCGGCGCCCGCGAAAGAGACTATTGAGTCCAGCCGAGTCCGTGTCAAATCGGGCGACACCGCTGGGCGCATCGCCGCCGACAACCTGCCTGCCAACATATCGCTGGACCAGATGCTGGTCGCCATGCTGCGCAGCAATCCCAAAGCGTTCATCCAGGGCAACGTCAACCGCGTGAAGGCGGGTGCCGTGCTCGAGCTCCCCAACCAAGCGGCCGCGTCGGCCGTGGATACACAGGAAGCGCGCCAGATCATTTCTGCCCAGAGCCGGGATTTCAACGAGTTCCGCCGTCGCCTGGCCGGAGAAGTGCCTGAAGCATCGATTGCGGCAGCAGACCGGGAAGCCAGCGGCAAGGTTCAGGCTGAAGTGCAAGAACCCAAACCGGCAACGCCCGTCCAGGACAAGTTGACGGTTTCCAAGGGTGCGGCCCCTGGCCAAACCACGGCCGAAGACAAAATTGCTCAGGAACGGCGCGCCAACGAGGCGTCATCACGTGCAGCTGAGCTGTCGCGCAACATTGATGATCTGGCCAAACTGGGTGCGACCACGGGAGCAGCAGCCCCTGCTGCTGCCACTGCAGCGGCCACGGCCCCTGCGGACACCGCAGCCACTGTGGTCGCGGCCGCTCCCGTCGCAACAGAAGGCGCAGAACCTGCCGCCGCAACCGAGACACCCGCAGCACCGGCAGTGGAGCCAGCCGAGGTCACGCCCCCACCTCCAGCGCCGATTCCTGTGCCTGCCCCTGCGCCGGAAGAGCCTTCCTTCGTGGAACAGCTGATGGAGAACCCACTGATGCTGCCGGTGGCTGGTGGCCTACTGGCCCTGCTGGCCGGCTTGGGCATTTACCGCATGCGGCAACGCAAGAAGGGGGCTGGCGTCGACAGCTCATTCCTGGAAAGCCGCCTCCAACCCGATTCGTTCTTTGGCTCCAGCGGTGGTCAACGCATTGACACGGCTGAAGCCTCTGCCTCGGGATCGTCCATGGTTTATTCACCCAGCCAGCTTGACGCTGCCGGTGATGTCGACCCAGTTGCCGAAGCAGACGTGTATTTGGCCTACGGTCGAGATCTGCAGGCCGAAGAGATCCTCAAAGAGGCCATGCGCAGCGCGCCAACCCGCGTGGCAATCCACAACAAATTGTTGGAAATTTACGCCAAGCGGCGCGACGCCAAAGCCTTTGAGGTCGTGGCCACCGAAGCTTTCGGCCTGACACAAGGCACGGGCGAAGAATGGGCCCATGCCTGTGAGCTGGGCAAAGAGCTGGATCCAAGCAACCCGCTGTACCAACCCGGAGGTCGCCCTCCGGAAAAAGCAGGCGCAACAAGTTCAACTGTGGCCGGTGGCGCCAACACCCTCCCTTTCAGCAACAGCACGCTCGCTCCAACCTCCACATCCAGCCCCGATGGCGATCTGGATCTGGATCTCGATCTGGACGTCACACTGGAAGAGGCCTCTGCGCCCGTGCCACTTGAGATGCCAAGCCGCCCATCACCTGTTTCGCGCCTGGACGACCTGGAGCAAACCGATGTGCTGACCGCAGCAACGGCTGAGACATCGGACAGCCCCAACTCCAAGTCCATGAACTTTGACCTCGACTTCCCCTCGGAGCCGATGCCCTTGGACGCCGATGCCACGTTCGAGCCCAGCCCGACCTTCAACGAGAGCGAGGTTTTGCCCGATTTCGACTTTGATGTTGCATCTGAACTCGACTCGACGGCCGCTGCAGACACGCCCAGCCCGGAACTCATGGCATTTGACCTGAGCAACATCGAACTCGATCTCAACGGCGACGAATCGCTCACGACCGAGCCGGGCGCCCTCAGCGCAGAAAACCCGCTGGAGACCAAACTCTCCCTGGCCGAGGAATTTCGCGCTATCGGCGACATGGAAGGCGCTCGGTCCCTGGCAGAAGAAGTGCTGGCAGAGGCTTCTGGTTCACTCAAGAACAAAGCCAGCACGTTCCTCGCAGACCTGGCTTGA